The nucleotide sequence AAGCGTAGACCGGGCGACCCGCCGGGCTGGCATCCGGGCCGTTGGTACCGATCAGGCCGCTCTGGGCCAGATAGGTCCGCTCGTTACCGTTATCGAACAGCTGGAACGGAATGTCCGGATGATCCTGGCGACGCGGATAAAGCGGCAGCGTCAGTTGGGCGATGTCACCACCCTGTGGATCGATTGCCAGCTGGAGCACGTCGGTCTTGATCTGGATCAGATCCTTGCTTGCAGCCACAGGAGCTTCGGCTGGAGCACTGGTATCGCTCGCCGCACGTGGAATGTCATCACTGCTGGCTGCACTGTTTCCGGAAGCGGTGTCCGGCAGGCTCGGTGCGGTATTGCTGGCTGCAACATTCTGAGTCGGCAGGGCAGCCTGGCCATAGTCCTGGTTCCATTTAAGAACCATGACGTAAGACACGATTGCCAGGGCGACGATCAGGATCGTGCGTTTGATATCCATGATTACTCGGCCATCGAAGAAGAACGGGAGGTAGGGATAGGCGGAACCGGGTCATAACCGCCGGGATTCCACGGATGACAGCGACCTAAACGACGAAAGGTCAGCCAGCCACCGCGCAGAAGACCATGATTTTCTATGGCTTCATACGCGTAGCAGGAGCAGCTGGGGTAGAAACGACAGTGACTGGCCATCAGGGGGCTAATGGCATAACGGTAAAACTGGATCGGAACGAGTGCCAGTTTACGCATCGGGACTGTCTACCCCTGCAGTTTCGGTGTTGACTGGGGCTGCTGGCTTGTTGCGGGCCAGACGTTTCCAGAGCTTGCCGAAATGCTGAATCAGTTCAGGGTTTTCTACGTCCCCCAAACCTTTGCGCGCGACGATAACAATGTCCCATCCGACCAGTGAATCCTGGTTCAGGCGGAACGATTCGCGCATCAGACGTTTGAGGCGATTGCGCTGCACGGAGAGCTTTACGCTCTTTTTCCCGATAACCAGCCCTAGGCGGGGGTGATCGAGATCGTTGCTGCGCGCAAGGAGCAGGAGATTTTTCCCCGGAACCTTGCCGGTAGGGGAGTCAAAGACTGCCTTGAAATGCCGGGGTGTAAGCAGACGCTTTTCCCGACTGAAGTCCTGACTCACCTCCAGTGCCGGATTATCAAACTGCCAGACGCGCACGACCTTTGGCGCGACGACGCGACAGGACGGCACGACCGTTCTTGGTAGCCATGCGAGCACGGAAACCGTGGGTACGAGCGCGTTTGATAGTGCTTGGTTGGAAAGTACGTTTCATGTCGTGTTACCTGGTTCGTCCACAACGGGCCGGAATGGCCCCCGTTTTAAGAGACCGGGGATTCTAGAGAAAGCAAGTCCATAGGTCAATTTCCAACCAACGTTTCCTTTAAATAGATGCTCAGGCTCCCAGCGATTCATCACGCAGCGCCAGATATAGAAATAAAGAAGGGAATTATTTAAAGCTTTTCTGTGAAGCTTATAAAGACTAGGCAGCCAGCTGTCTGTGGATAACTGCATCAAGGCCTTGTACTTCGCTATGTACAGAGGATGGCAACTACACGGGAAAGCGGTGGCCAGCCTGTGCTGCACGGTCGGATAAGCTGTGTGTGGAAAGCGATGTTATCCACAGGGCGTTTATCCACCGAGTTTCGACCCCACTTGTACAACGACCTCAGGGCTGGTTATCCACAGAGCTTATCCACTGACCGCCCGTCGTCTTTTTGTGGGTTAACGCATTGATAAATCGTGGGTGAAGGCGAACCTGCGTGTGGATAAGTGGACGTCTGCTCGCTACAATGGCCGCTTGTTTTTGCCTCACCGGCTTTCAACTTAGGGG is from Pseudomonas sp. B21-056 and encodes:
- the rnpA gene encoding ribonuclease P protein component, with amino-acid sequence MSQDFSREKRLLTPRHFKAVFDSPTGKVPGKNLLLLARSNDLDHPRLGLVIGKKSVKLSVQRNRLKRLMRESFRLNQDSLVGWDIVIVARKGLGDVENPELIQHFGKLWKRLARNKPAAPVNTETAGVDSPDA
- the yidD gene encoding membrane protein insertion efficiency factor YidD; its protein translation is MRKLALVPIQFYRYAISPLMASHCRFYPSCSCYAYEAIENHGLLRGGWLTFRRLGRCHPWNPGGYDPVPPIPTSRSSSMAE
- the rpmH gene encoding 50S ribosomal protein L34 → MKRTFQPSTIKRARTHGFRARMATKNGRAVLSRRRAKGRARLAV